A stretch of Desulfuromonas sp. DNA encodes these proteins:
- a CDS encoding proline/glycine betaine ABC transporter substrate-binding protein ProX, with protein MRKIIMVVLFTLLFQLQGAAEASKQQPGVGVTVQPARATWNTGYFQEVLVRKALQELGYSVKKPKELQNPLFYQSLALGDVDYWVNGWFPMHNEQMPTNFYEKGEVLGYIAKAGGLQGYLVSKKEVEKFGITSLDDFKRPEVKQAFDQTGDGKADLVACPPGWGCENTITHHLKVYDLNDHINPIKAGYTASMADALAKYKNGKPVFFYTWAPNWTIFKLKPGKDVMWINVPEIKARPVEMEAVDRMTGTGIKGAVSDPIKLGFVIADIRAVANRAFLDKNPVIRKFLELFSLPLEDINEQNTRMHEGEKSAKDIEKHADEWIAKNRTTWDSWLAEARKAAK; from the coding sequence ATGAGAAAAATCATCATGGTGGTTTTGTTCACCCTGTTGTTCCAGCTTCAGGGAGCGGCCGAGGCCAGCAAGCAACAACCGGGAGTCGGGGTTACGGTCCAACCGGCCCGCGCCACATGGAATACCGGCTATTTCCAGGAAGTCCTGGTGCGCAAGGCTTTGCAGGAACTCGGCTACTCGGTCAAAAAACCAAAAGAGCTTCAAAATCCGCTCTTCTACCAGTCACTGGCCCTCGGCGATGTCGACTACTGGGTCAACGGCTGGTTCCCGATGCATAACGAACAGATGCCGACCAATTTCTATGAAAAAGGAGAGGTTCTCGGCTACATCGCCAAGGCTGGTGGTCTGCAGGGGTACCTGGTCTCGAAAAAAGAGGTCGAAAAATTCGGGATCACCTCCCTCGACGACTTCAAGCGCCCGGAGGTCAAACAGGCTTTCGATCAAACCGGCGACGGCAAGGCCGACCTGGTCGCCTGCCCTCCCGGCTGGGGCTGCGAAAACACCATTACCCATCATTTGAAAGTTTACGACCTGAATGATCATATCAACCCGATCAAGGCCGGTTATACGGCGAGCATGGCCGATGCCCTGGCGAAATACAAGAACGGCAAGCCGGTCTTTTTCTATACCTGGGCTCCGAACTGGACCATCTTCAAGCTCAAGCCCGGCAAGGATGTCATGTGGATCAATGTTCCGGAAATAAAGGCCCGGCCGGTCGAGATGGAAGCGGTCGACCGGATGACGGGAACCGGCATCAAAGGAGCGGTGAGTGATCCGATCAAGCTCGGTTTTGTCATTGCCGATATCCGTGCCGTCGCCAACCGTGCCTTTCTTGATAAGAATCCGGTGATTCGAAAATTCCTCGAGCTGTTCTCGCTGCCGCTGGAAGACATCAACGAACAGAACACCCGGATGCATGAAGGCGAAAAGTCGGCAAAGGATATCGAAAAACACGCCGATGAGTGGATTGCGAAAAACCGGACGACCTGGGATTCGTGGCTGGCTGAAGCGCGAAAAGCAGCGAAGTAA